One Bacillota bacterium DNA segment encodes these proteins:
- a CDS encoding M60 family metallopeptidase, with translation MTRSRTLLLLCATALVRCVSAAPAEEIRSELLQGVTEIAAPGIPGPMVITSPNAIPVVCARAGEAVFEPVVVAAQWGKARVVALGHPGYFGAEALRTADTGKMVLNAARWLSGGKSDAAVGVYRQPELLAFLQEHRVRPLSLDGGDWTKRLGTVDVLCCSPASLDRREIETVRAWARRGKGLLLADLGWGWLQLNPGKQITDHHGNLLLADAGIYWADGYLSTTSPRGYRTDITPPAECHALVALHTLRQSPPSSEPTAQKRLLQAEWTLEQALRTVPSSQKRFLSELQKACARVPQELMSLSKPVTQAEPLARLAIAVQTEQIKRLPPEKVKAHPSAQTFPGAVPPDVPRVERTISVDTRIPRWHSTGLYAAPGEVITVEIPSSAADKGLSLRIGVHTDTLWHLPKWERAPEISFSFPLKSAITRAASAFGGTIVIEVPEGCSLGRITTTIRGAVEAPYFVRGKTGLEEWKRSIRYAPAPWAELQGKRVILSVPSRVVRTLDDPESLLAFWDAVVDACADLAGIPAERPFPERYVCDRQISAGYMHSGYPIMTWMDVADLVVDLPRLRREGSWGHFHEMGHNHQSPDWTFEGTGEVTVNLFSMYIYHKVLGQPFDQGHPAIRDREKRLQRVKEYLARGARFEEWKNDPFLALTMYIHVIEAFGWEPMKQVIAEYRQLPAQERPHTDDQKRDQWMIRLSRAVGRNLAPFFDLWGVPISQQARDAVQHLPVWLPPELQG, from the coding sequence ATGACACGAAGCCGGACTTTGCTTTTGCTGTGTGCTACTGCTCTGGTCAGGTGCGTATCCGCTGCGCCTGCCGAGGAGATTCGTTCCGAGCTGTTGCAGGGGGTGACGGAGATTGCCGCGCCCGGTATCCCCGGTCCGATGGTCATTACTTCGCCGAACGCGATACCGGTAGTGTGTGCCCGAGCCGGCGAAGCGGTTTTCGAGCCGGTGGTTGTGGCAGCGCAATGGGGGAAGGCGCGCGTTGTGGCGTTGGGTCACCCCGGTTACTTCGGCGCGGAAGCACTCCGCACCGCTGACACCGGCAAGATGGTTCTGAACGCCGCGCGCTGGCTGAGCGGAGGCAAATCAGATGCCGCAGTCGGAGTGTATCGCCAGCCGGAGCTGCTTGCGTTCCTGCAGGAGCATCGCGTGCGCCCTCTGTCGCTCGACGGAGGCGACTGGACAAAGAGACTGGGAACCGTTGACGTATTGTGTTGCTCGCCGGCATCACTGGACAGGCGCGAGATAGAAACCGTGCGAGCCTGGGCACGACGCGGCAAAGGCTTGCTGCTGGCAGATTTGGGATGGGGCTGGCTACAGCTGAACCCCGGCAAGCAAATCACCGACCACCACGGCAATCTGTTACTGGCAGACGCAGGCATCTACTGGGCAGACGGTTACCTGTCTACCACCTCACCGCGGGGATACCGTACCGACATTACCCCACCAGCGGAGTGTCACGCGCTGGTGGCATTGCATACGCTGCGGCAATCCCCTCCCTCTTCCGAACCCACGGCGCAGAAACGGCTGCTTCAGGCGGAGTGGACACTGGAACAAGCGTTGCGCACGGTTCCTTCCTCGCAAAAGCGATTTCTCTCCGAACTGCAGAAAGCCTGTGCGCGGGTACCCCAGGAGCTGATGTCCCTGAGCAAACCCGTAACGCAGGCGGAGCCGCTAGCCCGCCTTGCCATCGCAGTGCAGACGGAGCAGATAAAGCGCTTGCCGCCAGAAAAGGTGAAAGCGCATCCTTCCGCGCAGACTTTTCCAGGTGCCGTTCCTCCAGACGTGCCCCGAGTGGAACGCACCATCTCCGTTGATACGCGCATTCCCCGATGGCACAGCACCGGTTTATACGCCGCCCCCGGTGAAGTCATCACTGTGGAGATACCTTCATCTGCTGCGGACAAGGGACTCTCGTTACGTATCGGCGTGCATACCGATACGCTGTGGCACCTGCCAAAGTGGGAACGTGCTCCCGAAATCAGTTTCAGCTTCCCGCTGAAATCGGCAATTACTCGCGCCGCGAGCGCGTTCGGCGGCACCATCGTGATAGAAGTACCTGAAGGATGTTCGCTCGGCAGGATAACCACCACCATTCGTGGCGCAGTGGAAGCCCCTTATTTCGTGCGGGGCAAAACCGGTCTGGAAGAGTGGAAACGCTCTATCCGCTACGCCCCTGCGCCCTGGGCAGAGTTGCAGGGTAAGCGCGTGATACTCAGCGTGCCGTCGCGCGTGGTACGCACCCTGGATGACCCTGAAAGCTTGCTGGCATTCTGGGACGCGGTCGTCGATGCCTGCGCCGATTTAGCGGGTATCCCTGCGGAACGCCCCTTCCCCGAGCGATACGTCTGTGACAGGCAGATTTCCGCTGGCTATATGCACTCCGGCTATCCCATCATGACGTGGATGGATGTGGCGGATCTGGTGGTTGACCTGCCGCGTCTGCGTCGGGAAGGCTCGTGGGGACATTTCCATGAAATGGGGCATAACCATCAGAGTCCCGACTGGACTTTTGAAGGCACCGGTGAAGTCACGGTGAACCTCTTCTCTATGTACATCTACCATAAGGTGCTGGGTCAGCCGTTTGACCAGGGGCACCCCGCCATCCGCGACCGCGAGAAGCGGTTACAGCGCGTGAAGGAATACCTGGCGCGCGGCGCGCGTTTCGAGGAATGGAAAAACGACCCGTTCCTGGCGTTGACCATGTACATCCATGTCATCGAGGCTTTCGGCTGGGAACCCATGAAACAGGTGATCGCGGAATACCGGCAGCTGCCAGCGCAGGAGCGTCCGCACACGGACGACCAGAAACGCGACCAGTGGATGATACGCCTGTCGAGGGCGGTGGGGAGAAACCTCGCGCCGTTCTTTGACCTGTGGGGAGTACCCATTTCGCAACAGGCGCGCGATGCGGTTCAACACCTCCCTGTGTGGTTACCGCCGGAGCTGCAGGGCTGA
- a CDS encoding DUF1080 domain-containing protein, with protein sequence MAQIGYDDTPFLPGTRWRVHDGNRPQPRVVTPGTCSTQEKPGEPPSDAVMLFDGTSLAGWESVNGGEARWKVENGYMEVVPGTGDIQTKEHFGDCQLHIEWAAPAVVKGEGQGRGNSGVFLMGRYEIQVLDCYDNITYPDGTTAAIYGQYPPLVNACRKPGEWQTYDIIWLAPRFDGEKLVRPAMVTVLHNGVVVHHATDLMGATQHRILPSYTPHPPTGPLRLQDHGDLVRYRNIWYRPLKGYDEG encoded by the coding sequence ATGGCACAGATTGGTTATGACGATACCCCATTCTTGCCGGGTACCCGGTGGCGAGTGCATGACGGCAACCGACCGCAACCCCGTGTGGTCACGCCCGGCACCTGCAGCACGCAGGAGAAACCCGGCGAACCACCTTCAGACGCGGTGATGCTGTTTGACGGCACCAGCCTTGCTGGGTGGGAGTCGGTGAACGGCGGCGAGGCACGGTGGAAGGTGGAAAACGGGTATATGGAGGTGGTGCCGGGCACGGGCGACATCCAGACGAAGGAGCACTTCGGTGATTGCCAGCTGCATATCGAGTGGGCTGCACCTGCCGTTGTGAAGGGAGAGGGTCAGGGACGCGGCAACAGCGGCGTGTTCCTGATGGGACGCTACGAGATTCAGGTGCTGGATTGCTACGACAACATCACCTATCCCGACGGCACCACCGCTGCCATTTACGGGCAGTATCCGCCGCTGGTGAACGCCTGCCGCAAGCCGGGCGAGTGGCAGACCTACGACATCATCTGGCTTGCCCCACGATTCGACGGGGAGAAGCTGGTGCGCCCGGCGATGGTTACCGTGCTGCACAACGGCGTGGTGGTGCATCACGCCACCGATCTGATGGGGGCGACACAGCATCGCATTCTGCCCTCGTACACGCCGCATCCGCCGACAGGCCCGCTCCGCCTGCAGGACCACGGCGACCTGGTGCGTTACCGCAACATCTGGTATCGCCCGCTGAAGGGCTACGACGAAGGCTAG
- a CDS encoding Uma2 family endonuclease — protein sequence MVILSPELERELRKEEALYPASDGKPMADNTKQLRWIVTIYTGLAGMFRDDPNVFVAADLLWYPEYGHPEIRCAPDVMVVFGRPKGDRTAYRQWREENVPPQVVFEIVSPNNRFHELMDKLAFYDRYGVEEYYLYDPDRGSLDGWVRREGRLQPIEELEGWVSPRLGIRFGLDEGQLVLVRPDGERFLSPEEMERQREEARRLAEQERQRAERLAARLRELGVEDVDEL from the coding sequence ATGGTCATCCTGTCTCCGGAACTGGAGAGAGAACTTCGCAAGGAGGAAGCGCTCTACCCGGCGAGCGATGGAAAGCCCATGGCAGACAACACCAAACAGCTGCGCTGGATAGTGACCATCTACACGGGGCTGGCGGGCATGTTCCGGGACGACCCGAATGTGTTTGTGGCGGCAGATTTGCTGTGGTATCCCGAATATGGGCATCCGGAAATACGCTGCGCCCCCGATGTGATGGTTGTCTTCGGAAGACCAAAGGGAGACCGAACCGCATACCGGCAGTGGCGAGAAGAGAATGTGCCACCGCAAGTGGTGTTCGAGATTGTCTCTCCCAACAACCGCTTCCACGAGCTGATGGACAAACTCGCCTTTTATGACCGGTATGGCGTGGAGGAATACTATCTGTACGACCCCGACCGGGGCAGTCTGGACGGCTGGGTACGGCGTGAGGGGCGATTGCAACCCATTGAGGAACTGGAGGGCTGGGTGAGCCCCCGTCTGGGCATTCGGTTCGGTCTCGATGAAGGGCAGCTGGTGCTGGTGCGTCCCGATGGCGAGCGGTTCCTGTCGCCTGAGGAGATGGAACGCCAGCGGGAAGAGGCGCGTCGACTGGCAGAGCAGGAACGTCAACGGGCGGAACGACTCGCGGCGCGGTTGCGTGAACTCGGCGTGGAAGACGTCGACGAGTTGTAA
- a CDS encoding ATP-binding protein, producing MATPANDKPIGRVVGTERKPNTAFTFNFWCNPDAPVGIGTIVVVRSEARTVWGVVTEGFGYNDLETPIYDYIGSDGVAEAETPTVRPEMRLYVASVLRQQPEEPVQPAPIAPVYLADETEVCMALRMDSFDARGIPIGVYRNGERLSPILLDSRFLLGPEAGHLNVTGTSGLAAKTSAIMFLIQATFQKLSEDRTVAALLFNVKGGDLMFIDLPPEDDFLTDEDKRMYDALGVQPKPFEKVEYYAPFKQDRVNLNTLRTHPDLRHNVYPLHWGLKEVLDYTEVMLNRDDIDVKADAFLQFIKQRVVDPGKFEFDKEEQDAGAPPVMTVSNFSELTRWLDTVLRVAEKRGREAWRSHAYPTIRKVYNRLSNLTTRYRGLVGESGYVSDLPDRFEDRTVYVIDVSQLEQEEQDLIITRVIAELRKRMESHQLGVDHLIVVVDELNKYAPSFGRETYMLRTLLDITERGRYLGLVLFGAQQFRSQVERRVAGNCATSLYGRIEMEELAQPGYSVFGQAVKEKLAACEPGEVLVRHPHFTQPVFVRFPRPCYLRGSDGIRRYPPQEKPFDVAVWETLRQIAPQLEYTAVKTVIDDHAAQSNGMDVNRVSEAMHRVLLERPEPSRVLERFKAYLPKPLAVSVVSSPAGLTGPAFDPAAGDNYDPDDPFSAF from the coding sequence ATGGCAACGCCAGCAAACGACAAACCGATTGGGCGAGTGGTGGGTACGGAACGCAAGCCGAACACCGCCTTCACCTTCAACTTCTGGTGCAACCCCGACGCACCCGTCGGCATCGGCACGATTGTGGTGGTGCGCAGCGAGGCGCGTACCGTGTGGGGGGTGGTCACCGAGGGCTTCGGTTATAACGACCTCGAGACCCCCATCTACGATTACATCGGCTCGGATGGGGTGGCGGAAGCCGAAACTCCCACTGTGCGCCCAGAGATGCGTTTGTACGTCGCCTCCGTACTGCGCCAGCAGCCGGAAGAACCGGTGCAGCCCGCCCCAATCGCGCCCGTATACTTAGCCGACGAGACGGAGGTGTGCATGGCGTTGCGCATGGACTCGTTCGACGCGCGCGGCATCCCGATTGGCGTCTACCGCAACGGCGAGCGGCTTTCGCCCATTCTGCTGGACAGCCGCTTCCTGCTGGGTCCTGAAGCGGGGCATCTCAACGTGACGGGGACCTCCGGACTCGCCGCCAAAACCAGCGCGATTATGTTCCTGATTCAAGCCACTTTCCAAAAGCTGTCTGAAGACAGGACAGTGGCGGCGCTGTTGTTTAACGTGAAGGGCGGCGACCTGATGTTTATCGACCTGCCGCCCGAAGACGATTTCCTGACTGACGAGGATAAGCGCATGTACGACGCGCTGGGCGTGCAGCCGAAACCGTTTGAAAAGGTGGAATACTACGCCCCGTTCAAGCAGGACAGGGTCAACCTGAACACGCTGCGCACCCATCCCGACCTGCGCCACAACGTCTACCCCCTGCACTGGGGGCTGAAAGAGGTGCTGGACTACACCGAAGTGATGCTGAATCGCGACGACATTGACGTGAAAGCCGATGCCTTCCTGCAGTTTATCAAACAGCGCGTGGTAGACCCCGGCAAGTTCGAGTTCGACAAAGAGGAACAGGACGCCGGTGCGCCCCCGGTCATGACTGTCAGCAACTTCTCCGAGTTAACGCGCTGGCTGGACACGGTGCTGCGGGTGGCAGAGAAGCGTGGACGCGAAGCGTGGCGATCGCACGCCTACCCCACCATCCGGAAGGTGTATAACCGCCTGAGCAACCTGACCACCCGCTATCGCGGACTGGTGGGCGAGAGCGGTTACGTCTCCGACCTGCCTGACCGCTTTGAGGACAGAACCGTTTATGTCATCGACGTTTCGCAGCTGGAGCAGGAGGAGCAGGACCTCATCATCACGCGCGTGATTGCCGAGCTGCGCAAGCGCATGGAGAGCCATCAACTGGGCGTAGACCACCTGATTGTGGTGGTGGACGAGCTGAACAAGTACGCGCCCTCCTTCGGCAGGGAAACCTACATGTTGCGCACCCTGCTGGACATCACCGAACGCGGACGCTATCTGGGGCTGGTGCTGTTTGGGGCGCAGCAGTTTCGTTCACAGGTGGAGCGGCGCGTGGCGGGCAACTGCGCCACCAGCCTGTACGGGCGCATCGAGATGGAGGAGCTGGCGCAGCCGGGATACAGCGTGTTCGGGCAGGCAGTGAAGGAGAAACTCGCGGCGTGCGAGCCGGGCGAGGTGCTGGTGCGCCATCCCCACTTCACACAGCCGGTGTTTGTGCGCTTCCCCCGCCCCTGCTACCTGCGCGGTTCGGATGGCATTCGCCGCTACCCGCCGCAGGAGAAGCCGTTTGACGTTGCCGTGTGGGAGACCTTACGGCAGATTGCCCCGCAACTGGAGTATACAGCGGTCAAAACAGTTATTGACGACCACGCCGCGCAGAGCAACGGGATGGACGTGAACCGCGTATCCGAAGCGATGCACCGCGTGCTGCTGGAGCGTCCGGAGCCGTCGCGCGTGCTGGAGCGGTTCAAAGCGTATTTACCAAAACCGCTTGCCGTTTCTGTGGTGTCGTCGCCTGCAGGACTCACGGGTCCTGCCTTCGATCCTGCAGCGGGCGACAACTACGACCCTGACGACCCGTTCTCGGCATTTTGA
- a CDS encoding class I SAM-dependent methyltransferase: protein MPSRLLVAGCGNGSEALHLYHNLQIPVVAFDIKEHPSWHSKPPGVWFLRADVGRLPFPDESFDAVFYHHVIEHVPDPEASLRELGRVLCNGGWMYIGTPNRRRVVGYLGSPNATWRQKLAWNLVDYKARLRGRFRNELGAHAGFTQAELQAMLSPYFARVQWLTADYLRFKYGTKLPAPFLKLLVSRWGVQFLAPAIYALCRKGETPATAEQ, encoded by the coding sequence ATGCCGTCGAGGTTGCTGGTTGCCGGCTGCGGCAATGGTTCGGAAGCACTTCACCTTTACCATAATCTGCAAATCCCTGTCGTCGCGTTCGACATTAAAGAACACCCCTCGTGGCATTCAAAACCGCCAGGGGTGTGGTTTCTCCGAGCGGATGTCGGGCGTTTACCCTTCCCGGATGAAAGCTTCGACGCTGTTTTTTATCACCATGTCATCGAACATGTCCCCGACCCCGAAGCCAGCTTGCGGGAGCTTGGTCGGGTACTGTGTAACGGGGGCTGGATGTACATCGGCACCCCCAATCGTCGCCGGGTAGTTGGCTATTTAGGGTCTCCCAACGCTACATGGAGGCAGAAGCTGGCGTGGAATCTCGTAGATTACAAAGCGAGGTTGCGCGGGCGGTTCCGCAACGAGCTGGGCGCACATGCCGGATTCACCCAAGCGGAACTGCAGGCAATGCTATCGCCCTATTTCGCAAGAGTGCAGTGGCTAACCGCCGACTACCTTCGCTTCAAGTACGGCACGAAGCTGCCAGCACCCTTCCTCAAATTACTGGTCAGCAGATGGGGCGTGCAGTTTCTGGCGCCGGCAATCTATGCACTCTGCCGGAAGGGCGAAACACCGGCAACGGCAGAGCAGTGA
- a CDS encoding prepilin-type N-terminal cleavage/methylation domain-containing protein yields MICRHTRLQAFTLIEILAAVSIIAILAALPYPAISQSLRRTYVSVCQSQLRQIGQAIKMYQADYQTEDWPCYVN; encoded by the coding sequence ATGATCTGTAGACACACAAGACTCCAAGCGTTTACACTGATAGAGATACTCGCTGCAGTGAGCATTATTGCGATATTAGCTGCGTTGCCGTATCCGGCGATCTCCCAGTCACTGCGCCGCACCTACGTCTCGGTGTGTCAGAGCCAGCTCCGTCAGATTGGGCAAGCCATCAAGATGTATCAGGCGGATTACCAAACGGAGGACTGGCCTTGTTACGTTAATTAG